The Streptomyces sp. NBC_00454 DNA segment AACGGTCTGCTCGCCGCCCTGGAACTGCTGCGAGCCGACGCGGCACGCGGAGCCTCCCTCGACTTCGAACTGCTCCAGCGCTGGCAGCACCACGTCCTCGGCACACCGCAGCCCCCGCCGTTCCGCGACCAGCCGGCCTTCGCCAAGGCAGGCCGGGAACGCTACGGCATCGGCCCGGACACCCGAGCCCGCCTCGACGCCTGCCTGGCCGAGAGCGCGAAGGACGCACCCAGGCCCCTGCCCCTCACCGCCCGCGCCGCCCGCGCCTATCTCGACGTCTGCTTCTTCCACCCCTTCGACGACGGCAACGCCAGGTCCGCTTTCCTCACCCTCGTCTTCGTCCTCGCCCGCGAGGGCGTGGCGCTCGACGGGGTCAGCCTGCTGCGCCGCGTCACCTTCCAGGCCGACGAGCCCGCAGACGCATTGATCCTCACCCGGTACATCGACAGCCACCTCGCGGAAACTCGACACGGCACAGCGACCCGGTGCCCGTAGACGACATAGGTGGCGAGTCACCACCCGCCCCGGGCAAATCCGATGGCACCGACGGCCTTCGGGCGACAAGACTGCGCCGGTGAACCCCCTGCCGCCGCCGCTGCCCGGCCCGCTCCCTGTGCCCGTACTGGACCCGCGTGCCCGCGACGTCGTTCCCGACTACGAGGGCATGCACGCCCTGGTCGCCGACCTGGTCCTGCCAGCCGGCGCGTCGATGTACGTCATGAGCACGATGGAAACCTCCCGCGAGCTCATCCGGCACTCCTACTACCGGTACGAGTTCGCCACCGTCGCCGTCACGCACTCCCTGTTCGCCCTGGAGCACGTCCTCACCGAGCGCCTTGCCCTCCGCAAGCCGCTCCAGGACCTGATCGAGCAAGCCACCGACACAGGGCTCATACCGGCCGAACTCACCGCCCGAATCGACCGCGGCCAACGGCTGCGCGAAGAGCTCGCACAGGGCGCCATCACCAGTGCTGCCTACAGCCCGCTCGAGGCCATCGAGATGGTGCGTGCCGTCTTCGACACCGTTTCCCTGCTCCTTCGCCCACCGCCTGCGGCAGAAGCGAAAGCCGGGACAGCCATCGACACGGGCGCTGCAGCTCAGCCCGAAGACCGACTCACCCGGCTCTGGGCGGAACACCGGCGCGCGCTGTATCCCGACAGCTTCCGCGGCGTGGACATCGAAGGCGTGGAACTGATCCTCCTGGACGCCGACGTCGCCGGCCTCGTCCACACCGAACTGAACGGCGGACTCGACGACAACGGCATTGCCCTCCTCTGGGCATGCATCGCCGACCTCGACAAGATCGCCCCCCTGATCAACTCGGAGTACTGCGCCTCCTACTTCGCGAAACTCCGGACGATGGCCCAGGTCGCAGCAACACGCCACATCCCCACCGCGATCTGACCCCCGGGCTGGTCACAGCACTGCGGATCACCTCAGTGACCGGCGTGCGGGAAGCGGCGTCCAAGGCGGCGGGATCAATTCAACCGTCAGGACCCGGTATCTCCTGGGTGGGAGCAGAGGCCGCCCTGGTAGTTGCTGTCGTACCAGGCGCCGGTGGCGTCGGAGTCCAGGTTGGTTCGGCCGGGTCCGACGCAGCGGTGGTAGTTGGACCGGGGCCACCGCTTGACCTGGATCCATACGTTTGTATCGGTGGCGCAGTGCTCGTAGTAGGCCCGCTCACTGCCCCTGCCCTCGTTCCAGCCGCAGCCCGCGAGGGAGGTCGTCCTACCGGCCTCGGAGATCGTCCGGGTGACCGGGGCTGGGGCCGTTCCCGCGCTGGCGGAGGTCGGCACCCATGCCAGGCCGCCGATGGCCAGCG contains these protein-coding regions:
- a CDS encoding DUF6355 family natural product biosynthesis protein; amino-acid sequence: MTFLRARLRTTAAVAAALAIGGLAWVPTSASAGTAPAPVTRTISEAGRTTSLAGCGWNEGRGSERAYYEHCATDTNVWIQVKRWPRSNYHRCVGPGRTNLDSDATGAWYDSNYQGGLCSHPGDTGS